A genomic region of Noviherbaspirillum sp. L7-7A contains the following coding sequences:
- a CDS encoding M24 family metallopeptidase, giving the protein MQERSKEIQEKLAAMRGWLRHSGAAMLRLRGTDWFAWATAGGSNTVLLAAETGVAEIAVTASQAYVLTDEIEAQRLQDEEVPAGCYEWHVAPWADPRARRAFCAELAAGGKVLSDRPATGEQALDQHMLRQRYCLVDSEIARYREVGLLAAQAMTEVMQAARPGWTEFALAGAGAEAMWARGLHPTLTLVANERRLPIYRHATPTREKLGRRAMLVFCARGYGLYANLTRFVHFAGAPAQPDFPALMEIEAAGLAACRTGTPLSDVYATLEQAYCKHGFSDGIRRHHQGGICGYLSREVVATPATDTPLAARMAVAFNPSLPGIKLEDTFLIHDDGLENLTMDPDWPTVEHAGRQRALPLETEAS; this is encoded by the coding sequence ATGCAAGAACGCAGTAAGGAAATACAGGAAAAGCTGGCCGCCATGCGCGGCTGGCTGCGCCACAGCGGCGCGGCCATGCTGCGCCTGCGCGGCACCGACTGGTTTGCCTGGGCCACCGCCGGCGGCTCCAACACGGTGCTGCTGGCGGCCGAGACCGGCGTGGCCGAGATCGCGGTCACGGCCAGCCAGGCCTATGTGCTGACCGACGAGATCGAGGCGCAGCGGCTGCAGGACGAGGAAGTGCCGGCAGGTTGCTATGAATGGCATGTCGCCCCCTGGGCCGATCCGCGGGCCAGGCGCGCCTTCTGCGCCGAGCTTGCCGCCGGCGGCAAGGTGCTGTCGGACCGGCCCGCAACCGGCGAACAGGCGCTGGACCAGCACATGCTGCGCCAGCGCTATTGCCTGGTTGACAGCGAGATTGCGCGCTATCGCGAAGTCGGCCTGCTGGCGGCGCAGGCAATGACGGAAGTGATGCAGGCGGCGCGGCCCGGCTGGACCGAGTTTGCCCTCGCCGGCGCCGGCGCCGAGGCAATGTGGGCGCGCGGCCTGCATCCGACGCTGACGCTGGTGGCCAACGAGCGGCGGCTGCCTATCTATCGCCATGCAACGCCGACCCGCGAGAAGCTGGGGCGGCGCGCCATGCTGGTGTTCTGCGCCCGCGGCTACGGGCTGTATGCCAACCTGACCCGCTTCGTGCATTTCGCCGGCGCGCCGGCCCAGCCCGACTTCCCGGCGCTGATGGAGATCGAAGCGGCGGGGCTGGCGGCCTGCCGGACCGGCACGCCGCTATCGGATGTCTATGCGACGCTCGAGCAGGCTTATTGCAAGCACGGCTTTTCCGACGGCATCCGGCGCCATCATCAGGGCGGCATCTGCGGTTACCTGTCGCGCGAGGTGGTGGCCACGCCCGCCACCGATACGCCGCTGGCGGCACGCATGGCGGTGGCCTTCAATCCCAGCCTGCCTGGCATCAAGCTGGAAGACACCTTTCTGATCCATGACGACGGCCTGGAGAATCTGACCATGGACCCCGACTGGCCCACCGTGGAACATGCCGGCCGCCAGCGCGCCCTTCCCCTGGAAACGGAGGCATCATGA
- the galK gene encoding galactokinase, with protein MSETSTFFAEGGVQVSAPGRVNLLGEHTDYNDGFVLPVAIPQRTHVQAAPSPDERFHVYSSNLDEHAEFEVDGELPDGFARYVAGCVHILRDHGVAVPPLSMKVHSDVPMGSGLSSSAALEVAVLRALRRMLGLELDDVQIAQYAQAAEIRYAGVQCGIMDQMASSLADTGHMLFLDTRTLDRKILPMPADTELIVIDSGVARTLAGSKYNERFAECREAARLLGVPMLRDVTDVAALSQLPSTLQKRARHVVTENARVLAAIAEGVDGPAFGRLMNASHASLRDDYEVSVPALDTLCDMLRAEDGVHGARLTGAGFGGACVALCRRGQAARIAEAVTTRYNQDRLLQLAGVLLPAPASQNGDSQPQPLFD; from the coding sequence ATGAGCGAGACATCGACATTCTTTGCCGAAGGCGGCGTCCAGGTCTCGGCGCCGGGAAGGGTCAACCTGCTGGGCGAGCACACCGATTACAACGACGGCTTCGTGCTGCCGGTGGCCATACCGCAGCGCACCCATGTGCAGGCCGCGCCCAGCCCGGATGAGCGCTTCCATGTCTATTCCAGCAACCTCGACGAGCATGCCGAATTCGAGGTCGATGGCGAGCTGCCGGACGGCTTTGCCCGCTATGTCGCCGGCTGCGTGCACATCCTGCGCGACCATGGCGTGGCGGTGCCGCCGCTGTCGATGAAGGTGCATTCGGACGTGCCGATGGGCTCGGGCCTGTCGTCATCGGCCGCGCTCGAAGTGGCGGTGCTGCGCGCGCTGCGGCGCATGCTGGGCCTGGAACTGGACGACGTGCAGATCGCGCAATATGCGCAGGCCGCCGAGATCCGCTATGCCGGCGTGCAGTGCGGCATCATGGACCAGATGGCGTCCAGCCTGGCCGACACCGGCCACATGCTGTTCCTGGATACCCGCACGCTGGACCGCAAGATCCTGCCGATGCCGGCCGACACCGAATTGATCGTGATCGACTCCGGCGTGGCGCGCACCCTGGCCGGCTCCAAGTACAACGAGCGCTTCGCCGAATGCCGCGAGGCCGCGCGCCTCCTGGGCGTGCCGATGCTGCGCGATGTCACCGACGTGGCCGCGCTGAGCCAGCTGCCGTCGACGCTGCAGAAGCGCGCCCGCCATGTGGTCACGGAAAACGCCCGGGTGCTGGCGGCGATTGCAGAAGGCGTCGACGGCCCGGCCTTCGGCCGCCTGATGAACGCGTCCCATGCCAGCCTGCGCGACGACTATGAAGTCTCGGTGCCGGCGCTCGACACGCTGTGCGACATGCTGCGCGCCGAGGACGGCGTGCACGGCGCCCGCCTGACCGGCGCCGGCTTCGGCGGCGCCTGCGTGGCGCTCTGCAGGCGCGGCCAGGCTGCCAGGATCGCCGAGGCCGTCACCACCCGCTACAACCAGGACCGCCTGCTGCAACTGGCAGGCGTGCTGCTGCCGGCCCCGGCCAGCCAGAATGGCGACAGCCAGCCGCAGCCCTTATTCGACTGA
- a CDS encoding family 1 glycosylhydrolase has translation MTMVSKNARRRALPEVWGGIECTVARVHDTVRDQSRETGHWERESDLEQVAALGIRTLRYPVLWETIAPESPDRCDWRWHDQRLAKLRELGISPIAGLVHHGSGPRYTSLADPAFPEMVAQHAARVAERYPWIDKYTPVNEPLTTARFSGLYGHWYPHGTDEACFLRTLIHQCRAVVLSMQAIRRINPAAQLVQTEDLGKVFATPALQYQADYENERRWLSFDLLCGRVDRSHAWYQRFLDHGIGAEELAFFVEQPYPPDIIGINHYLTSERYLDERFELFPAHHHSGNLRERYADVEAVRIDFEGRPTGPLARLREVWERYRLPVAVTEVHHGNTRDEQLRWLKEVWDAACTLRDEGADIRAVTVWSLFGCVDWNSLLTQRNGFYEPGVFDVRCDPPRPTALALAAGALATNGDFSHPVLDHAGWWHRHDRYYQPPQREPASPALVHRPRVIAIVGATGTLGRAFARVCNHRGLPHILLSRSDMDITDADSIDAALERVRPWAVINAAGYVRVDQAEREEERCFRENAHGAGMLARACARFDIPYVAFSSDLVFDGRLGRAYVESDAVCPTGVYGRSKAFAEQLVQEAFPEALVVRTSAFFGPWDQYNFVHMTLRALKEGRHVEASDAVMVSPTYVPDLVHATLDLLVDRAAGVWHLANQGVISWHELAARAASEAGVDASRLVRVDGGSRSATALSSERGLLLPTLEGAIQRYVRDAAAYE, from the coding sequence ATGACGATGGTCAGCAAGAATGCACGCCGACGAGCGCTGCCCGAGGTATGGGGTGGCATCGAATGCACGGTGGCGAGGGTACATGACACCGTGCGCGACCAATCCCGGGAAACCGGGCACTGGGAGCGCGAAAGCGATCTGGAACAGGTCGCTGCGCTGGGCATCCGTACGCTGCGTTATCCCGTACTCTGGGAAACCATCGCGCCGGAATCGCCAGACCGCTGCGACTGGCGCTGGCACGACCAGCGCCTTGCCAAGCTGCGCGAACTGGGCATCAGCCCGATCGCCGGCCTGGTGCATCATGGCAGCGGCCCGCGCTATACCAGCCTGGCCGATCCCGCGTTTCCCGAGATGGTGGCGCAGCATGCGGCCCGCGTCGCCGAACGCTATCCCTGGATCGACAAATACACGCCGGTCAACGAGCCGCTGACCACAGCGCGTTTTTCGGGCCTTTACGGCCACTGGTATCCGCACGGCACCGACGAAGCCTGCTTTCTGCGCACCCTGATCCACCAGTGCCGCGCGGTGGTGCTGTCGATGCAGGCGATACGCCGCATCAACCCGGCCGCCCAGCTGGTGCAGACCGAGGACCTTGGCAAGGTGTTCGCCACGCCGGCCCTGCAATACCAGGCCGACTATGAAAACGAACGGCGCTGGCTGAGCTTCGACCTGCTGTGCGGCCGCGTCGACCGCAGCCATGCCTGGTATCAGCGCTTCCTCGACCATGGCATCGGCGCCGAGGAGCTTGCCTTCTTCGTCGAGCAGCCCTACCCGCCCGACATCATCGGCATCAACCACTACCTGACCAGCGAACGCTATCTCGACGAGCGCTTCGAGCTGTTTCCGGCCCATCATCACAGCGGCAACCTGCGCGAGCGTTATGCCGACGTGGAGGCCGTGCGCATCGACTTCGAAGGCCGGCCGACCGGGCCGCTGGCGCGCCTGCGCGAAGTCTGGGAACGCTATCGGCTGCCCGTGGCCGTCACCGAAGTCCATCACGGCAACACCCGCGACGAGCAGCTGCGCTGGCTCAAGGAAGTATGGGACGCCGCCTGCACCTTGCGCGACGAAGGCGCCGATATACGGGCCGTCACGGTCTGGTCCCTGTTCGGCTGCGTCGACTGGAATTCCCTGCTGACCCAGCGCAATGGCTTTTACGAGCCCGGCGTATTCGACGTGCGCTGCGACCCGCCGCGCCCGACGGCGCTGGCACTGGCCGCGGGTGCGCTGGCCACGAACGGCGACTTCAGCCACCCGGTGCTGGACCATGCCGGCTGGTGGCACCGGCACGACCGCTACTACCAGCCGCCGCAGCGCGAGCCGGCATCGCCCGCCCTGGTGCACAGGCCACGCGTGATTGCCATCGTCGGCGCCACCGGCACGCTGGGCCGGGCCTTTGCTCGGGTCTGCAATCACCGCGGCCTGCCGCACATCCTGCTCTCGCGCAGCGACATGGACATCACCGATGCCGACTCGATCGATGCCGCGCTGGAGCGGGTGCGCCCCTGGGCCGTGATCAATGCGGCGGGGTACGTCCGGGTCGACCAGGCAGAGCGCGAGGAAGAACGCTGCTTCCGCGAGAACGCCCACGGTGCCGGCATGCTGGCCCGCGCCTGCGCCCGCTTCGACATTCCGTACGTGGCCTTCTCCTCGGACCTGGTATTCGACGGTCGCCTGGGGCGTGCATACGTCGAAAGCGATGCGGTCTGCCCGACCGGCGTGTATGGCCGCAGCAAGGCCTTCGCCGAGCAGCTGGTGCAGGAAGCCTTCCCCGAGGCCCTGGTCGTGCGAACCAGCGCCTTCTTCGGCCCATGGGACCAATACAACTTCGTGCACATGACGCTGCGCGCGCTGAAGGAAGGCCGGCATGTCGAAGCCAGCGACGCGGTGATGGTATCGCCGACCTACGTGCCCGACCTGGTGCATGCAACGCTGGACCTGCTGGTCGACCGCGCCGCAGGCGTCTGGCACCTGGCCAACCAGGGCGTGATTTCCTGGCACGAGCTCGCCGCCCGCGCCGCGAGCGAGGCAGGGGTGGATGCATCACGGCTGGTGCGGGTGGACGGCGGCAGCAGGAGCGCGACGGCGCTGTCGTCGGAGCGGGGGCTGCTGCTGCCGACGCTGGAAGGGGCGATCCAGCGGTATGTGAGGGACGCGGCGGCGTACGAATGA
- the galT gene encoding galactose-1-phosphate uridylyltransferase translates to MEQDQHQPPPPTPASPQYMLDLTKPDGRAMTLYGCGGPVRLDGPVPSPFPDPLHANPHLRWHPMRGEWITYAAYRQGRTFLPPPEYNPLAVCVDPANPTELPAGDYAIAVFENRFPSLSPEAHDPPSALVETAPGNGLCEVVVFTTDPKASLGALPLPQIELLLQVWGDRTSRAAARGDIRYVLPFENRGAEVGVTLHHPHGQIYAYPFVPPVPARMQAMQEEFHAKHGRALLADMVQKHMAAGDNMVYQGEHAVAFVPACARYPYEVWVSTIEPVAYFSDLSDAQRADLARALKTVLLKYDGLWQRPFPYLMAWYQAPTDGKPHPESMLHATFSPPYRTRDRLKYLAGTELGAGMFAMDVLPEEKARELQQVQVSLD, encoded by the coding sequence TTGGAGCAAGACCAACATCAACCACCCCCGCCCACACCCGCCAGCCCGCAATACATGCTGGACCTGACCAAGCCGGATGGCCGCGCCATGACACTCTACGGTTGCGGCGGTCCGGTGCGGCTCGATGGCCCGGTGCCCAGCCCCTTCCCCGATCCGCTGCATGCCAATCCCCACCTGCGCTGGCATCCGATGCGCGGCGAGTGGATTACCTATGCAGCCTACCGGCAGGGCCGCACCTTCCTGCCGCCGCCGGAATATAACCCGCTCGCGGTCTGCGTCGATCCGGCCAATCCGACCGAGCTGCCTGCCGGCGACTATGCGATCGCGGTGTTTGAAAACCGCTTCCCCTCGCTCTCGCCCGAAGCCCATGACCCGCCCTCCGCGCTGGTCGAGACCGCGCCCGGCAACGGCCTGTGCGAGGTGGTGGTGTTCACCACCGACCCCAAGGCCTCGCTGGGCGCTCTGCCGCTGCCGCAGATCGAGCTGCTGCTCCAGGTCTGGGGCGACCGCACCAGCCGCGCCGCGGCGCGTGGCGATATCCGGTATGTGCTGCCGTTCGAGAACCGCGGCGCGGAAGTGGGCGTGACGCTGCATCATCCGCATGGCCAGATCTATGCCTATCCCTTCGTGCCGCCGGTGCCGGCGCGCATGCAGGCCATGCAGGAGGAATTTCATGCGAAGCATGGCCGGGCGCTGCTGGCCGACATGGTGCAAAAGCACATGGCCGCCGGCGACAACATGGTCTACCAGGGCGAGCACGCAGTGGCCTTCGTGCCGGCCTGCGCCCGCTATCCGTATGAAGTCTGGGTCAGCACCATTGAACCGGTGGCCTACTTCAGCGATCTGTCGGATGCGCAGCGAGCCGACCTGGCGCGGGCGCTCAAGACCGTGCTGCTGAAGTACGACGGCCTGTGGCAGCGGCCCTTCCCCTACCTGATGGCGTGGTACCAGGCGCCGACCGATGGCAAGCCGCATCCGGAGAGCATGCTGCACGCCACGTTCTCGCCGCCCTATCGCACCCGCGACCGCCTCAAGTACCTGGCCGGCACCGAACTGGGCGCCGGCATGTTCGCCATGGACGTGCTGCCGGAGGAAAAGGCGCGCGAGCTGCAGCAGGTCCAGGTTTCGCTAGATTGA
- a CDS encoding glycoside hydrolase family 2 TIM barrel-domain containing protein, with protein MADAYPRPQLVRPNWTSLNGKWQFTFDNEQRYDLPMRPVQWTSEILVPFPPESQTSGIGDRGFHLACWYQREFDCMPGDDRVLLHFGAVDYKATVWVNGHRVAIHEGGHSPFSADITSALDPSGKQTVTVHAEDDPHDLAKPRGKQDWQLEAHSIWYPRTTGIWQTVWIERVPKTYIHKLQWTPHFEGFEIGCAVFVHGDPEDNLSVEVEIRHGDKVLAYDLYKVIGNEAHRKIGLSDPGIDDSRNELLWSPERPTLLDARITLRRDGQVLDEVTSYTAMRSVAISRDRFMLNGRPYHLRLVLDQGYWEDTLMTAPDDDALKRDVELAKEMGFNGVRKHQKIEDPRYLYWADKLGLMVWEEMPSAYRFTAKAITRMVHEWTEVIERDYSHPCIVVWVPFNESWGVPNLMSTQSHRNAVEALYHLTRTLDTTRPVIGNDGWEAAATDIIGIHDYDADPEKIKARYSDKTQELFDRRRPGGRILTLDGYPHRGQPIMLTEFGGIAFVKPQQNEGNTWGYSVANEQKQFATKYRKLLEVVNTTVMFSGFCYTQFTDTFQEANGLLYADRTPKFPIEQIHAATKSARYGFDGHPVPAEKDGDQAELAGNAE; from the coding sequence ATGGCTGATGCATATCCGCGACCGCAACTGGTGCGGCCCAACTGGACTTCGCTGAACGGGAAGTGGCAATTCACCTTCGACAACGAGCAGCGCTACGACCTGCCGATGCGCCCGGTGCAGTGGACCAGTGAAATCCTGGTGCCCTTCCCGCCCGAGTCGCAGACCAGCGGCATAGGCGACCGCGGCTTCCACCTGGCCTGCTGGTACCAGCGCGAGTTCGACTGCATGCCGGGCGACGACCGTGTGCTGCTGCACTTCGGCGCGGTGGATTACAAGGCCACGGTCTGGGTCAATGGCCATCGGGTCGCGATCCATGAAGGCGGCCATTCGCCGTTTTCCGCCGACATCACCAGCGCGCTCGACCCGTCCGGCAAGCAGACCGTCACTGTCCATGCCGAGGACGATCCGCACGATCTGGCCAAGCCGCGCGGCAAGCAGGACTGGCAGCTCGAAGCCCATTCGATCTGGTATCCGCGCACCACCGGCATCTGGCAGACGGTGTGGATCGAGCGGGTGCCCAAGACCTATATCCACAAGCTGCAATGGACGCCGCACTTCGAAGGCTTCGAGATCGGCTGCGCCGTGTTCGTGCATGGCGACCCGGAAGACAACCTGTCGGTGGAAGTCGAGATCCGTCATGGCGACAAGGTGCTGGCCTATGACCTCTACAAGGTGATCGGCAACGAGGCCCACCGCAAGATCGGCCTGTCGGATCCTGGCATCGACGATTCCCGCAACGAGTTGCTGTGGAGCCCCGAGCGCCCCACCCTGCTCGACGCCCGCATCACGCTGCGCCGCGACGGCCAGGTGCTGGATGAAGTGACCTCCTACACCGCGATGCGCTCGGTGGCGATCTCGCGCGACCGCTTCATGCTCAACGGCCGGCCCTATCACCTGCGGCTGGTGCTTGACCAGGGCTACTGGGAAGACACCCTGATGACCGCGCCCGATGATGACGCCTTGAAGCGCGACGTCGAGCTGGCCAAGGAAATGGGCTTCAATGGCGTGCGCAAGCACCAGAAGATCGAGGACCCGCGCTACCTGTACTGGGCCGACAAGCTGGGCCTGATGGTGTGGGAGGAAATGCCCTCGGCCTACCGCTTCACGGCCAAGGCCATCACCCGCATGGTGCATGAATGGACCGAGGTGATCGAGCGCGACTACAGCCATCCCTGCATCGTGGTCTGGGTGCCGTTCAATGAATCGTGGGGCGTGCCCAACCTGATGTCGACCCAGTCGCATCGCAACGCGGTGGAGGCGCTCTACCACCTGACCCGCACGCTCGACACCACCCGCCCCGTGATCGGCAACGACGGCTGGGAAGCGGCGGCCACCGACATCATCGGCATCCATGATTACGACGCCGACCCGGAGAAGATCAAGGCGCGTTATTCCGACAAGACCCAGGAACTGTTCGACCGCAGGCGCCCCGGCGGCCGCATCCTGACGCTGGACGGCTATCCGCACCGCGGCCAGCCCATCATGCTGACCGAGTTCGGCGGCATCGCCTTCGTCAAGCCGCAGCAGAACGAGGGCAACACCTGGGGCTATTCGGTTGCCAATGAGCAGAAGCAGTTCGCCACCAAGTACCGCAAGCTGCTGGAAGTGGTCAACACCACGGTGATGTTCTCTGGCTTCTGCTACACCCAGTTTACCGACACCTTCCAGGAAGCCAACGGCCTGCTGTATGCCGACCGCACGCCGAAGTTTCCGATCGAGCAGATCCACGCGGCCACCAAGTCGGCGCGCTATGGCTTTGACGGCCATCCGGTGCCGGCGGAGAAGGATGGCGACCAGGCCGAACTGGCCGGCAACGCGGAGTAA
- a CDS encoding FAD-dependent oxidoreductase, which translates to MPTILVFSHLRWDFVYQRPQHLLSRLAQHYKICFFEEPVFRQGESGLESTSPLPNITVCKPHTPVDMPGFHDDHLPYLKKMVRELVRDGEEYIVWFYTPMALPLLQELPPRLVVYDCMDELAAFKNPPRQLLQRENSLLKRAEIVFTGGPSLYNAKKDRHPNVHCFPSSVDVRHFAQALDRANAHPAHRDIPGPRLGFYGVIDERFDTELIGKVAQAHPQWQIVLVGPVVKIDPATLPRHDNIHYLGQQPYEALPQLLAGWDVCLMPFAMNESTKFISPTKSLEYMAAELPIVSTPVRDVVDLHSDVVAIAHTPEEFIAACEAALLISMEEREEMIQKMRDKLTRTSWDSTALTMRDLMSALEESARERAAAAESAVPVTSRNVNQLYSHQPTRSYDTVVIGGGPTGLSAAYHLDQDTLLLERNETVGGWCRSIEDKGFTFDYAGHIMFSNDPYVLDLYRTLLGDNLHWQNREAWVYSKGVHTRYPFQGALYGLPSRVIAECITGAIEARYGSTRQPDTTSSAANCKVASGDVKDLDDCCADGAVLPSTAASPTASAVALQSQAPRNFEEFIYKVWGAGIAKHFAIPYNRKLWTVPLTEMETSWLGGRVPLPDLNEIIEGALEPVAKPMGPNARFGYPLKGGFEALMKGFLPHIKGTVETSAKVVQLIPQEKLVALADGRRFHYEQLVSTMPLPELVKVIGANAPAEVQQAAQGLRHISIRCVNLGIARENITDKHWIYYPEDSIFHRIFVQGNASPHCNPPGGFGLTCEISYSEHKPLPLDGDALVQRCMEDLVKVGLLQPDDKLITSSLVDMPYAYVLYDHARSRNVELIRRWMAQHDIILAGRYSEWEYYNSDHAFLAGRKAAKAVEAMRPKKRALGLSE; encoded by the coding sequence ATGCCGACCATACTAGTGTTTTCCCATCTTCGCTGGGATTTTGTCTATCAGCGTCCCCAGCACCTGTTGTCACGACTGGCTCAGCATTACAAGATCTGCTTCTTTGAGGAACCGGTTTTCCGACAGGGCGAAAGCGGCCTCGAATCCACTAGTCCCCTTCCCAACATCACCGTCTGCAAGCCCCATACGCCGGTCGACATGCCCGGCTTCCACGATGACCACCTGCCTTACCTGAAGAAAATGGTGCGCGAACTGGTGCGCGACGGCGAGGAATACATCGTCTGGTTCTATACGCCGATGGCATTGCCGCTGCTGCAGGAACTGCCGCCGCGCCTGGTGGTGTATGACTGCATGGATGAACTGGCCGCCTTCAAGAATCCGCCGCGCCAGCTGCTGCAGCGCGAGAATTCGCTGTTGAAGCGGGCCGAGATCGTCTTCACCGGCGGCCCCAGCCTGTACAACGCCAAGAAGGACCGGCATCCGAATGTGCACTGCTTTCCCAGCAGCGTGGATGTCAGGCATTTCGCGCAGGCGCTGGACCGCGCCAATGCCCATCCGGCGCACCGCGACATTCCCGGCCCGCGTTTGGGCTTCTATGGCGTGATCGACGAGCGCTTCGATACCGAACTGATCGGCAAGGTGGCGCAGGCCCATCCGCAATGGCAGATCGTGCTGGTCGGCCCGGTGGTCAAGATCGACCCGGCCACGCTGCCGCGCCACGACAACATCCATTATCTCGGGCAGCAGCCGTATGAAGCGCTGCCGCAGCTGCTGGCGGGCTGGGACGTATGCCTGATGCCGTTCGCGATGAATGAATCGACCAAGTTCATCAGCCCGACCAAGTCGCTGGAATACATGGCGGCCGAACTGCCCATCGTCAGCACCCCGGTGCGCGACGTGGTCGACCTGCACAGCGACGTGGTGGCGATTGCGCACACGCCCGAGGAGTTCATCGCCGCCTGCGAGGCTGCGCTGCTGATCTCGATGGAAGAGCGCGAGGAAATGATCCAGAAGATGCGCGACAAGCTTACCCGCACTTCCTGGGACAGCACCGCGCTGACCATGCGCGACCTGATGAGCGCGCTGGAAGAGTCCGCACGCGAGCGCGCCGCCGCCGCGGAAAGCGCCGTGCCTGTCACGTCGCGCAATGTCAACCAGCTCTACAGCCACCAGCCCACCCGCAGCTATGACACGGTGGTGATCGGCGGCGGCCCGACCGGCCTGTCCGCGGCCTATCACCTGGACCAGGACACGCTGCTGCTGGAACGTAACGAGACTGTCGGCGGCTGGTGCCGTTCGATCGAGGACAAGGGCTTCACCTTCGATTACGCCGGCCACATCATGTTTTCCAATGATCCTTATGTACTGGATCTGTACCGTACCCTGCTGGGCGACAACCTGCACTGGCAGAACCGCGAAGCCTGGGTCTACAGCAAGGGCGTGCATACCCGCTACCCGTTCCAGGGCGCGCTATATGGCCTGCCATCCAGAGTGATTGCCGAATGCATCACTGGGGCCATCGAAGCCCGCTATGGCAGCACCCGCCAGCCCGACACCACGTCCAGCGCCGCCAACTGCAAGGTGGCGTCCGGCGACGTGAAGGACCTGGACGACTGCTGCGCCGACGGCGCGGTGTTGCCCTCAACCGCAGCATCGCCCACCGCCAGCGCCGTGGCGCTGCAGAGCCAGGCACCGCGCAACTTCGAGGAATTCATCTACAAGGTATGGGGCGCCGGCATTGCCAAGCACTTCGCCATCCCCTACAACCGCAAGCTCTGGACCGTGCCGCTGACCGAGATGGAAACCTCCTGGCTCGGCGGCCGCGTGCCCCTGCCCGATCTGAATGAAATCATCGAGGGCGCGCTGGAGCCGGTAGCCAAGCCCATGGGTCCGAACGCCCGCTTCGGCTATCCGTTGAAGGGCGGCTTCGAGGCGCTGATGAAGGGCTTCCTGCCGCATATCAAGGGCACGGTGGAAACCAGCGCCAAGGTGGTGCAGCTCATTCCCCAGGAAAAGCTGGTGGCGCTTGCCGACGGCCGGCGCTTCCACTACGAACAGCTGGTCAGCACGATGCCGCTGCCGGAGCTGGTCAAGGTGATTGGGGCCAACGCGCCGGCCGAGGTGCAGCAGGCCGCGCAGGGACTGCGCCATATCTCTATCCGTTGCGTCAACCTGGGCATTGCCCGTGAAAACATCACCGACAAGCACTGGATCTATTACCCCGAAGACAGCATCTTCCACCGCATCTTCGTGCAGGGCAATGCGAGCCCGCATTGCAATCCGCCGGGCGGATTCGGCCTGACCTGCGAGATTTCCTACTCCGAGCACAAGCCGCTGCCGCTCGACGGCGACGCGCTGGTGCAGCGCTGCATGGAAGACCTGGTGAAGGTCGGCCTGCTGCAACCGGACGACAAGCTGATCACCTCCAGCCTGGTCGACATGCCCTATGCCTACGTGCTGTACGACCATGCGCGCTCGCGCAACGTGGAGCTGATCCGGCGCTGGATGGCGCAGCACGACATCATCCTGGCCGGCCGCTACAGCGAATGGGAATACTACAACTCCGATCATGCTTTCCTGGCTGGCAGGAAGGCAGCAAAGGCCGTGGAAGCCATGCGTCCGAAGAAAAGGGCGCTGGGCTTGAGCGAGTAA